In Cygnus olor isolate bCygOlo1 chromosome 12, bCygOlo1.pri.v2, whole genome shotgun sequence, one DNA window encodes the following:
- the FHOD1 gene encoding FH1/FH2 domain-containing protein 1 isoform X1 has protein sequence MAEAAVQCRVQYLEDADPFGCGSFPEPRRAPVYAVAEALALGAQLPALHRLLGAPLPLEDCTLQVSPSGHYLDLDLSLLEQKDDLEGFYEEVRKGRRPTLILRTQLSVRVHAIIEKLYNSQGPELRRSLFSLKQLFQEDKDLVPEFVNLDGLTCLIKVGAEADQNYQNYILRALSQIMLFMDGMQGVINHNETVQWLYTLSGSLFRLVVKMALKLLLVFVEYTEPNALLLIRAVNAVDQARGVCPWSNLMAILQQRNGADTELLVFAMTLINKTLAALPDQDSFYDVTDCLEQQGMERVVQQYLSSKGTDLDLKQQFVLYESALKLEDGVEEPSPGGRKERRKTDEGRRGWRAHGSCAEPSPDPQPVLGSPSTPKEPPVEDSPEPSIPAEPCPKSTYNSTSSLRLSLPCTSPEKEQSPGPGERSVYKARFLENLAAAQKEKISAMAKGRLDILSDVAPEHLVAWDGDSGTPEPGTEPPSMRSHAGRQDTTDSCSAISSDTKFMLDMLYAKGSSELGRQKVFPEGLSSSPYQGEDETGTRQGCAEGRGGREQESTWLHGRAPDGPVASAHAKLARATSNIDAETHTQKLEKTMMMPIKKDTELSWEHLQASPVQLKIKDLDFTDLGEEEDFDILDTGPIANGSFLPPGIQAASAGVLMVPPPPPMDPGCPPPPPPPPMVPGCPPPPPPPPMVPGCPPPPGLPGPSATDGPSQAKKKRTVKLFWKELKQLDGSVGPGRFGQATLWASLQSVEVNTAKLEHLFESRAKEVPASKKATDGKKVVVVLDPKRSNAINIGLTVLPPVHIIKTAVLNFDEFAVNKEGIEKILTMVPTEEEKQKIQEAQLANPDVPLGSAEQFLLSLSSISDLTARLQLWAFKLDYESLEQEIAEPLFDLKVGMEQLAKNHTFKCILATLLAMGNFLNGSQVRNGVRGDAASHGCCKDDETDHGMWVPERDHVRLGKVPEAGWCGCWWWSMWSAGGWEGGGALLSLLGFQSRGFELGYLEKVSEVKDTVHRQSLLHHLCQMVVEKFPETTDLYSEIASITRSAKVDFDELANSVVQLERRCRASWDNLKVIAKHETKPVLKSKLTDFLKDSTQRIVVLKVVHRRVLNRFHSFLLYLGYPASAVRDVKVMPICKLLREFALEYRTCRERVLQQQKKRAAHRERNKTRGRLITETEKFSGIAEATAPPAVVSASPEQEEQAEVGHESMKSVLSLPTDVPARRSRASRGRSGLGTGQQSGAAHGDTRLVPASSYPHTGTGHITPSQGSPAQEDVPSSPDDASDEIMDRLVKSVTQSANPRPCANKERRRSRGNRKSLRRTLKSGLSEDLVQALGLGRAPGMEV, from the exons ATGGCGGAGGCGGCGGTGCAGTGCCGGGTCCAGTACCTGGAGGATGCCGACCCCTTCGGCTGCGGCAGCTTCCCGGAGCCGCGCCGAGCCCCGGTTTACGCCGTGGCGGAGGCGCTGGCCCTGGGCGCGCAGCTGCCCGCGCTGCACCGGCTGCTCGGAGCGCCGCTGCCG CTGGAGGACTGCACACTGCAGGTCTCCCCATCCGGCCACTACCTGGACCTCGacctgtccctgctggagcagaaggaTGACCTGGAGGGTTTCTACGAGGAGGTCAG GAAGGGCCGGCGGCCGACGCTGATCCTGCGCACCCAGCTCTCCGTCCGCGTCCACGCCATCATTG AGAAGCTGTACAACTCGCAGGGGCCGGAGCTGCGGCgttccctcttctccctcaaGCAGCTCTTCCAG GAGGACAAGGACCTGGTGCCCGAGTTTGTGAACCTGGATGGGCTGACGTGCCTGATCAAAGTGGGGGCAGAGGCTGATCAGAACTACCAGAACTACATCCTCCGTG CCCTGAGCCAGATCATGCTATTCATGGACGGGATGCAGGGTGTCATCAACCACAACGAGACCGTCCAGTGGTTGTACACGCTGTCGGGAAGCCTG TTCCGCCTGGTGGTAAAGATGGcgctgaagctgctgctggtgttcGTGGAGTACACGGAGCCCAACGCCCTGCTCCTCATCCGTGCCGTCAACGCTGTGGACCAGGCGAGAG GCGTGTGTCCATGGTCCAACCTGATGGCCATCCTGCAGCAGCGCAATGGGGCCGACACGGAGCTGCTGGTGTTCGCAATGACCCTCATCAACAAG ACGCTGGCTGCCCTCCCGGACCAGGACTCCTTCTACGACGTGACGGActgcctggagcagcagggcatGGAGAGGGTGGTGCAGCAGTACCTGAGCAGCAAGGGCACCGACCTCGACCTCAAGCAGCAGTTCGTGCTCTACGAA AGCGCTCTCAAGCTGGAGGACGGGGTGGAGGAGCCGTCGCCGGGTGGGCgcaaggagaggaggaagacagACGAGGGCCGGCGCGGGTGGCGTGCTCATGGCAGCTGTGCCGAGCCCAGCCCCGacccccagcctgtgctggggagccccagcaccccaaaggAGCCCCCCGTTGAGGATAGCCCTGAGCCGAGCATCCCAGCAGA GCCATGCCCAAAGAGCACCTACAACAGCACGTCCAGCCTGCGGCTGTCTCTGCCGTGCACCTCGCCCGAGAAGGAGCAGTCCCCAGGCCCCGGCGAGAGGAGCGTGTACAA AGCTCGCTTCCTGGAGAACCTGGCTGCTGCCCAGAAGGAGAAGATCTCCGCCATGGCCAAGGGACGGCTCGACATCCTCAGTGATGTTGCTCCGGAGCATCTCGTCGCTTGGGATGGGGACAGCGGCACCCCTGAGCCCGGGACGGAGCCACCCAGCATGA GGTCCCACGCAGGCCGGCAGGACACCACCGACTCCTGCAGCGCCATCTCCTCCGATACCAAGTTCATGCTGGACATGCTCTACGCTAAGGGCTCCTCGGAGCTGGGGAGGCAGAAGGTCTTCCCCGAGGGGCTGTCGTCCTCCCCCTACCAGGGTGAGGACGAGACGGGCACCAGGCAGGGCTGCGCTGAGGGACGCGGTGGTCGGGAGCAGGAGAGCACCTGGCTCCATGGCAGGGCTCCGGACGGGCCGGTGGCCAGCGCCCACGCTAAGCTGGCACGTGCCACGTCCAACATCGACGCTGAGACCCACACGCAGAAGCTGGAGAAAACCATGATGATGCCCATCAAGAAGGACACGGAGCTATCGTGGGAGCACCTTCAGGCCAGCCCCGTGCAGCTGAAGATCAAGGACCTGGACTTCACTGAcctgggggaggaggaagactTTGACATCTTGGACACGGGGCCCATAGCCAAtggctccttccttcctcccgGCATCCAGGCAGCGAGCGCTGGAGTTCTCATGGttccccctccacctcccatGGACCCTGGCTGTCCACCACCTCCCCCTCCACCTCCTATGGTCCCTGGCTGCCCGCCACCTCCCCCTCCACCTCCTATGGTCCCCGGCTGCCCACCCCCTCCAGGGCTTCCAGGCCCTTCGGCCACTGATGGCCCTTCCCAAGCCAAGAAGAAGAGGACAGTGAAGCTCTTCTGGAAGGAGCTGAAGCAGCTAGATGGCTCTGTGGGGCCGGGCAGGTTTGGGCAGGCGACGCTGTGGGCGTCCCTGCAAAGCGTTGAGGTCAACACTGCCAAACTGGAGCATCTCTTCGAGTCCCGGGCGAAGGAGGTGCCGGCTTCCAAG AAAGCTACCGATGGGaagaaggtggtggtggtgctggacCCCAAGAGGAGCAACGCCATCAACATCGGCCTCACGGTGCTGCCACCCGTCCACATCATCAAGACGGCCGTGCTCAACTTCGATGAGTTTGCGGTCAATAAGGAAGGGATCGAG AAAATCCTGACCATGGTCCCAactgaggaggagaagcagaagatcCAGGAGGCCCAGCTGGCTAACCCTGATGTGCCCTTGGGCTCTGCGGAGCAGTTCCTGCTCTCCCTGTCCTCCATCAGCGACCTCACGGCCAGGCTCCAGCTCTGGGCCTTCAAGCTGGACTACGAGAGCCTGGAGCAG GAGATAGCAGAGCCGCTGTTTGATCTGAAAGTGGGCATGGAGCAGCTGGCCAAAAATCACACCTTCAAGTGCATCCTGGCCACACTGCTGGCCATGGGCAACTTCTTGAATGGCTCCCAGGTGAGGAACGGGGTGCGGGGCGATGCAGCCAGTCATGGGTGCTGCAAGGATGATGAGACTGACCATGGCATGTGGGTACCCGAGAGGGACCATGTGAGGCTTGGGAAGGTGCCTGAGGCTGGGTGGTGTGGATGCTGGTGGTGGTCCATGTGGTCTGCTGGAGGATGGGAGGGTGGAGGGGCCCTGCTGAGTCTGTTGGGGTTTCAGAGCAGAGGCTTTGAACTGGGCTATCTGGAGAAGGTCTCGGAAGTGAAGGACACGGTGCACCGGCAGTCCCTGCTCCACCACCTCTGCCAGATGGTGGTGGAGAAGTTCCCAGAAACCACGGACCTCTACTCGGAGATCGCCTCCATCACGCGCTCCGCCAAG GTCGACTTTGATGAGCTGGCCAACAGCGTGGTGCAGCTGGAGCGGCGCTGCCGGGCCTCCTGGGACAACCTGAAGGTGATCGCCAAGCACGAGACCAAGCCGGTGCTGAAGAGCAAGCTGACGGACTTCCTCAAGGACAGCACGCAACGCATCGTCGTCTTGAAGGTGGTCCACAGGCGCGTCCTCAACAG GTTTCACTCCTTCCTGCTGTACCTGGGGTACCCAGCCAGCGCCGTGCGGGACGTGAAGGTGATGCCCATCTGCAAGCTGCTGCGGGAGTTCGCCCTGGAGTACCGCACCTGCCGGGAGCgcgtcctgcagcagcagaagaagcGCGCCGCCCACCGGGAGCGCAACAAGACCCGCGGGCGGCTCATCACTGAG ACCGAGAAGTTCTCCGGCATCGCCGAGGCCACCGCACCGCCTGCTGTGGTGTCGGCCAGCCccgagcaggaggagcaggcggAGGTGGGCCATGAGAGCATGAAGAGCGTCCTGAGCTTGCCCACGGATGTCCCTGCCCGACGCAGCCGGGCCAGCCGGGGTAGGAGcgggctggggacaggacagCAGAGTGGGGCAGCCCATGGGGACACCCGGCTGGTGCCAGCATCCTCATACCCCCACACAGGGACAGGGCACATCACCCCAAGCCAAGGCTCCCCGGCCCAGGAGGACGTCCCCAGCTCACCTGATGACGCCTCAGACGAGATCATGGACCGCCTGGTGAAGTCGGTGACGCAGAGTGCCAACCCCCGGCCCTGCGCCAACAAGGAGCGCAGGAGGTCCCGCGGCAACAGGAAGTCCC TGCGACGGACGCTGAAGAGCGGGCTGAGCGAGGACTTGGTGCAGGCGCTGGGCCTGGGGCGGGCGCCGGGCATGGAGGTGTGA
- the FHOD1 gene encoding FH1/FH2 domain-containing protein 1 isoform X2 — translation MAEAAVQCRVQYLEDADPFGCGSFPEPRRAPVYAVAEALALGAQLPALHRLLGAPLPLEDCTLQVSPSGHYLDLDLSLLEQKDDLEGFYEEVRKGRRPTLILRTQLSVRVHAIIEKLYNSQGPELRRSLFSLKQLFQEDKDLVPEFVNLDGLTCLIKVGAEADQNYQNYILRALSQIMLFMDGMQGVINHNETVQWLYTLSGSLFRLVVKMALKLLLVFVEYTEPNALLLIRAVNAVDQARGVCPWSNLMAILQQRNGADTELLVFAMTLINKTLAALPDQDSFYDVTDCLEQQGMERVVQQYLSSKGTDLDLKQQFVLYESALKLEDGVEEPSPGGRKERRKTDEGRRGWRAHGSCAEPSPDPQPVLGSPSTPKEPPVEDSPEPSIPAEPCPKSTYNSTSSLRLSLPCTSPEKEQSPGPGERSVYKARFLENLAAAQKEKISAMAKGRLDILSDVAPEHLVAWDGDSGTPEPGTEPPSMRSHAGRQDTTDSCSAISSDTKFMLDMLYAKGSSELGRQKVFPEGLSSSPYQGEDETGTRQGCAEGRGGREQESTWLHGRAPDGPVASAHAKLARATSNIDAETHTQKLEKTMMMPIKKDTELSWEHLQASPVQLKIKDLDFTDLGEEEDFDILDTGPIANGSFLPPGIQAASAGVLMVPPPPPMDPGCPPPPPPPPMVPGCPPPPPPPPMVPGCPPPPGLPGPSATDGPSQAKKKRTVKLFWKELKQLDGSVGPGRFGQATLWASLQSVEVNTAKLEHLFESRAKEVPASKKATDGKKVVVVLDPKRSNAINIGLTVLPPVHIIKTAVLNFDEFAVNKEGIEKILTMVPTEEEKQKIQEAQLANPDVPLGSAEQFLLSLSSISDLTARLQLWAFKLDYESLEQEIAEPLFDLKVGMEQLAKNHTFKCILATLLAMGNFLNGSQVRNGVRGDAASHGCCKDDETDHGMWVPERDHVRLGKVPEAGWCGCWWWSMWSAGGWEGGGALLSLLGFQSRGFELGYLEKVSEVKDTVHRQSLLHHLCQMVVEKFPETTDLYSEIASITRSAKVDFDELANSVVQLERRCRASWDNLKVIAKHETKPVLKSKLTDFLKDSTQRIVVLKVVHRRVLNRFHSFLLYLGYPASAVRDVKVMPICKLLREFALEYRTCRERVLQQQKKRAAHRERNKTRGRLITETEKFSGIAEATAPPAVVSASPEQEEQAEVGHESMKSVLSLPTDVPARRSRASRGTGHITPSQGSPAQEDVPSSPDDASDEIMDRLVKSVTQSANPRPCANKERRRSRGNRKSLRRTLKSGLSEDLVQALGLGRAPGMEV, via the exons ATGGCGGAGGCGGCGGTGCAGTGCCGGGTCCAGTACCTGGAGGATGCCGACCCCTTCGGCTGCGGCAGCTTCCCGGAGCCGCGCCGAGCCCCGGTTTACGCCGTGGCGGAGGCGCTGGCCCTGGGCGCGCAGCTGCCCGCGCTGCACCGGCTGCTCGGAGCGCCGCTGCCG CTGGAGGACTGCACACTGCAGGTCTCCCCATCCGGCCACTACCTGGACCTCGacctgtccctgctggagcagaaggaTGACCTGGAGGGTTTCTACGAGGAGGTCAG GAAGGGCCGGCGGCCGACGCTGATCCTGCGCACCCAGCTCTCCGTCCGCGTCCACGCCATCATTG AGAAGCTGTACAACTCGCAGGGGCCGGAGCTGCGGCgttccctcttctccctcaaGCAGCTCTTCCAG GAGGACAAGGACCTGGTGCCCGAGTTTGTGAACCTGGATGGGCTGACGTGCCTGATCAAAGTGGGGGCAGAGGCTGATCAGAACTACCAGAACTACATCCTCCGTG CCCTGAGCCAGATCATGCTATTCATGGACGGGATGCAGGGTGTCATCAACCACAACGAGACCGTCCAGTGGTTGTACACGCTGTCGGGAAGCCTG TTCCGCCTGGTGGTAAAGATGGcgctgaagctgctgctggtgttcGTGGAGTACACGGAGCCCAACGCCCTGCTCCTCATCCGTGCCGTCAACGCTGTGGACCAGGCGAGAG GCGTGTGTCCATGGTCCAACCTGATGGCCATCCTGCAGCAGCGCAATGGGGCCGACACGGAGCTGCTGGTGTTCGCAATGACCCTCATCAACAAG ACGCTGGCTGCCCTCCCGGACCAGGACTCCTTCTACGACGTGACGGActgcctggagcagcagggcatGGAGAGGGTGGTGCAGCAGTACCTGAGCAGCAAGGGCACCGACCTCGACCTCAAGCAGCAGTTCGTGCTCTACGAA AGCGCTCTCAAGCTGGAGGACGGGGTGGAGGAGCCGTCGCCGGGTGGGCgcaaggagaggaggaagacagACGAGGGCCGGCGCGGGTGGCGTGCTCATGGCAGCTGTGCCGAGCCCAGCCCCGacccccagcctgtgctggggagccccagcaccccaaaggAGCCCCCCGTTGAGGATAGCCCTGAGCCGAGCATCCCAGCAGA GCCATGCCCAAAGAGCACCTACAACAGCACGTCCAGCCTGCGGCTGTCTCTGCCGTGCACCTCGCCCGAGAAGGAGCAGTCCCCAGGCCCCGGCGAGAGGAGCGTGTACAA AGCTCGCTTCCTGGAGAACCTGGCTGCTGCCCAGAAGGAGAAGATCTCCGCCATGGCCAAGGGACGGCTCGACATCCTCAGTGATGTTGCTCCGGAGCATCTCGTCGCTTGGGATGGGGACAGCGGCACCCCTGAGCCCGGGACGGAGCCACCCAGCATGA GGTCCCACGCAGGCCGGCAGGACACCACCGACTCCTGCAGCGCCATCTCCTCCGATACCAAGTTCATGCTGGACATGCTCTACGCTAAGGGCTCCTCGGAGCTGGGGAGGCAGAAGGTCTTCCCCGAGGGGCTGTCGTCCTCCCCCTACCAGGGTGAGGACGAGACGGGCACCAGGCAGGGCTGCGCTGAGGGACGCGGTGGTCGGGAGCAGGAGAGCACCTGGCTCCATGGCAGGGCTCCGGACGGGCCGGTGGCCAGCGCCCACGCTAAGCTGGCACGTGCCACGTCCAACATCGACGCTGAGACCCACACGCAGAAGCTGGAGAAAACCATGATGATGCCCATCAAGAAGGACACGGAGCTATCGTGGGAGCACCTTCAGGCCAGCCCCGTGCAGCTGAAGATCAAGGACCTGGACTTCACTGAcctgggggaggaggaagactTTGACATCTTGGACACGGGGCCCATAGCCAAtggctccttccttcctcccgGCATCCAGGCAGCGAGCGCTGGAGTTCTCATGGttccccctccacctcccatGGACCCTGGCTGTCCACCACCTCCCCCTCCACCTCCTATGGTCCCTGGCTGCCCGCCACCTCCCCCTCCACCTCCTATGGTCCCCGGCTGCCCACCCCCTCCAGGGCTTCCAGGCCCTTCGGCCACTGATGGCCCTTCCCAAGCCAAGAAGAAGAGGACAGTGAAGCTCTTCTGGAAGGAGCTGAAGCAGCTAGATGGCTCTGTGGGGCCGGGCAGGTTTGGGCAGGCGACGCTGTGGGCGTCCCTGCAAAGCGTTGAGGTCAACACTGCCAAACTGGAGCATCTCTTCGAGTCCCGGGCGAAGGAGGTGCCGGCTTCCAAG AAAGCTACCGATGGGaagaaggtggtggtggtgctggacCCCAAGAGGAGCAACGCCATCAACATCGGCCTCACGGTGCTGCCACCCGTCCACATCATCAAGACGGCCGTGCTCAACTTCGATGAGTTTGCGGTCAATAAGGAAGGGATCGAG AAAATCCTGACCATGGTCCCAactgaggaggagaagcagaagatcCAGGAGGCCCAGCTGGCTAACCCTGATGTGCCCTTGGGCTCTGCGGAGCAGTTCCTGCTCTCCCTGTCCTCCATCAGCGACCTCACGGCCAGGCTCCAGCTCTGGGCCTTCAAGCTGGACTACGAGAGCCTGGAGCAG GAGATAGCAGAGCCGCTGTTTGATCTGAAAGTGGGCATGGAGCAGCTGGCCAAAAATCACACCTTCAAGTGCATCCTGGCCACACTGCTGGCCATGGGCAACTTCTTGAATGGCTCCCAGGTGAGGAACGGGGTGCGGGGCGATGCAGCCAGTCATGGGTGCTGCAAGGATGATGAGACTGACCATGGCATGTGGGTACCCGAGAGGGACCATGTGAGGCTTGGGAAGGTGCCTGAGGCTGGGTGGTGTGGATGCTGGTGGTGGTCCATGTGGTCTGCTGGAGGATGGGAGGGTGGAGGGGCCCTGCTGAGTCTGTTGGGGTTTCAGAGCAGAGGCTTTGAACTGGGCTATCTGGAGAAGGTCTCGGAAGTGAAGGACACGGTGCACCGGCAGTCCCTGCTCCACCACCTCTGCCAGATGGTGGTGGAGAAGTTCCCAGAAACCACGGACCTCTACTCGGAGATCGCCTCCATCACGCGCTCCGCCAAG GTCGACTTTGATGAGCTGGCCAACAGCGTGGTGCAGCTGGAGCGGCGCTGCCGGGCCTCCTGGGACAACCTGAAGGTGATCGCCAAGCACGAGACCAAGCCGGTGCTGAAGAGCAAGCTGACGGACTTCCTCAAGGACAGCACGCAACGCATCGTCGTCTTGAAGGTGGTCCACAGGCGCGTCCTCAACAG GTTTCACTCCTTCCTGCTGTACCTGGGGTACCCAGCCAGCGCCGTGCGGGACGTGAAGGTGATGCCCATCTGCAAGCTGCTGCGGGAGTTCGCCCTGGAGTACCGCACCTGCCGGGAGCgcgtcctgcagcagcagaagaagcGCGCCGCCCACCGGGAGCGCAACAAGACCCGCGGGCGGCTCATCACTGAG ACCGAGAAGTTCTCCGGCATCGCCGAGGCCACCGCACCGCCTGCTGTGGTGTCGGCCAGCCccgagcaggaggagcaggcggAGGTGGGCCATGAGAGCATGAAGAGCGTCCTGAGCTTGCCCACGGATGTCCCTGCCCGACGCAGCCGGGCCAGCCGGG GGACAGGGCACATCACCCCAAGCCAAGGCTCCCCGGCCCAGGAGGACGTCCCCAGCTCACCTGATGACGCCTCAGACGAGATCATGGACCGCCTGGTGAAGTCGGTGACGCAGAGTGCCAACCCCCGGCCCTGCGCCAACAAGGAGCGCAGGAGGTCCCGCGGCAACAGGAAGTCCC TGCGACGGACGCTGAAGAGCGGGCTGAGCGAGGACTTGGTGCAGGCGCTGGGCCTGGGGCGGGCGCCGGGCATGGAGGTGTGA